The proteins below are encoded in one region of Pelagibacterium flavum:
- a CDS encoding peptidase inhibitor family I36 protein — protein MNFRKIAAAAIIAVTGVLATVTGAQAYQAFATTALNVRTGPGTNYPVIAALSTNQVVEVSGCNNSNTWCQVTATNIRGWASARYLRPINDGRPSPAPAPTPSPNQPDIGFSINTPNFNLSIGSNRPGTPAPSGRVCFYEEYDYAGRSFCAADNDNERFLGNFWNDRIRSARVEGNVSATVCTSSNFNGRCAVIDRSVRNLGMLSDDISSYYLSGR, from the coding sequence ATGAACTTCAGGAAAATTGCGGCCGCCGCGATCATTGCGGTAACGGGTGTGCTGGCGACGGTGACCGGCGCTCAGGCCTATCAGGCGTTTGCCACCACAGCCCTCAACGTGCGCACCGGTCCGGGAACCAATTATCCGGTCATCGCCGCCCTCTCGACCAATCAGGTTGTCGAGGTTTCCGGCTGTAACAATTCCAATACCTGGTGCCAGGTCACCGCCACCAACATTCGTGGCTGGGCCTCGGCACGGTATCTTCGCCCGATCAATGACGGTCGCCCCTCGCCTGCGCCCGCACCGACCCCCTCGCCCAACCAGCCCGATATCGGATTTTCGATCAACACGCCCAATTTCAACCTGAGCATCGGCAGTAATCGGCCCGGCACGCCTGCTCCTTCGGGCCGCGTATGCTTTTATGAAGAATACGATTATGCCGGCCGCAGCTTCTGTGCCGCCGACAACGACAACGAGCGCTTCCTGGGTAATTTCTGGAACGATCGCATTCGTTCGGCCCGCGTCGAAGGCAATGTCAGCGCCACGGTTTGCACCAGTTCCAACTTCAATGGCCGCTGTGCGGTTATCGACCGCTCAGTACGCAATCTCGGCATGCTCTCGGACGACATCTCGTCCTACTATCTGAGCGGCCGCTGA
- a CDS encoding septal ring lytic transglycosylase RlpA family protein, translating to MKFIKPAVLVAALTLGAFPLATSAINAQDTISIVQTLSGTASWYGGKFHGRKTANGETYNQNALTAAHRYLPFGTEVVVTNSNNGESVVVRINDRGPFTGGRIIDLSREAASQIGMINSGTARVTVEVIG from the coding sequence ATGAAATTCATCAAGCCTGCAGTGCTGGTTGCAGCACTCACTCTTGGAGCTTTCCCCCTCGCCACCTCAGCCATCAACGCACAGGACACGATTTCCATCGTACAAACCCTGTCAGGCACCGCATCATGGTATGGCGGCAAGTTCCACGGCAGAAAAACCGCCAACGGCGAAACCTACAACCAGAATGCGTTGACCGCTGCCCACCGCTATCTGCCCTTCGGCACCGAAGTGGTCGTCACCAACAGCAACAATGGCGAGAGCGTTGTCGTCCGGATCAATGATCGCGGCCCCTTCACTGGTGGGCGCATCATCGATCTCTCCCGCGAAGCGGCCAGCCAGATCGGCATGATCAACTCGGGCACCGCACGGGTGACCGTCGAAGTCATCGGCTGA
- a CDS encoding MOSC domain-containing protein: MPQMLLESVNVGQPVVLDRDKPDKTTGICKRPMVGPVRVHRLGAEGDAVVDTRHHGGPGQALYLYSREDYAFWSARGFETGPGMFGENLTVSGVESANLCIGDRLAIGEVVLEVTASRIPCATFAKRMGDPGFVKKFRDAGRPGAYLRVIAEGHIEAGQAVELIPFAGDRISLGEHFALVFTAMKKPLSREMIERLLALPLAERDRVDNLERLAAL, translated from the coding sequence ATGCCTCAAATGCTCCTTGAAAGCGTCAATGTCGGCCAGCCCGTCGTTCTCGACCGGGACAAGCCGGACAAGACCACCGGAATCTGCAAGCGGCCCATGGTGGGGCCGGTGAGGGTGCACCGACTGGGGGCGGAAGGTGACGCGGTGGTGGATACAAGGCATCATGGCGGCCCGGGGCAAGCGCTCTATCTTTATTCGCGCGAGGATTATGCGTTCTGGTCGGCGCGCGGTTTTGAGACCGGACCGGGGATGTTTGGAGAAAACCTGACGGTATCGGGTGTCGAAAGCGCAAATCTGTGCATCGGGGACCGGCTGGCGATTGGGGAGGTCGTGCTTGAGGTCACAGCGTCGCGCATCCCGTGTGCAACCTTCGCCAAGCGAATGGGCGACCCGGGTTTCGTCAAGAAGTTCCGCGATGCGGGTCGGCCCGGGGCCTATCTGCGGGTGATCGCAGAGGGGCATATCGAGGCGGGACAGGCGGTTGAGCTGATCCCGTTCGCGGGGGACAGGATTTCGCTAGGCGAGCATTTTGCCCTGGTGTTCACGGCGATGAAGAAGCCGCTGTCACGCGAGATGATAGAGCGGCTGCTGGCACTGCCGCTCGCAGAGCGCGATCGGGTCGACAACCTCGAGCGTCTTGCGGCGCTTTAG
- a CDS encoding iron-siderophore ABC transporter substrate-binding protein has product MTIGIRAALIAAISGMLAGPALAQDFPVTIEHVYGQTTIETQPERVATWAWGNTDAVLSLGVKPVAIPFISYGGGDNGIHPWTEEALEAMGGELPAILAEGNEPPYEQILAADPDVIIAVYSGITEEQYERLSQIAPTIAYQGAAWSAPWQEVTRAVGRALGLAEEAETLVAETEQFVAGTVAQHDGLEGTTFIGLNDYDGSLAIYAGLDSRVKFLTDLGLVYAPSLDALGGDDENFYFSVSYENADQLVSDILVSYYENQADSDAFFSEPYIARLPQTQAGAYASIVGIEQVAAVSPPSALSLRWGLEDYVAQLAAAAEKAE; this is encoded by the coding sequence ATGACGATTGGGATCAGGGCAGCATTGATCGCAGCCATCTCCGGTATGCTGGCGGGGCCGGCGCTGGCGCAAGACTTTCCGGTTACCATCGAGCATGTCTATGGACAGACCACGATTGAAACGCAGCCTGAGCGTGTCGCGACTTGGGCTTGGGGCAACACCGATGCGGTCTTGTCGCTGGGCGTCAAGCCCGTGGCCATTCCGTTCATTTCCTATGGCGGTGGCGACAACGGCATTCACCCCTGGACGGAAGAGGCGCTCGAGGCAATGGGCGGCGAGCTTCCGGCCATTCTGGCCGAGGGCAACGAGCCTCCCTATGAGCAGATCCTTGCCGCCGATCCCGATGTCATCATCGCCGTTTATTCGGGGATCACGGAGGAACAATACGAGCGGCTAAGCCAGATCGCGCCGACAATCGCCTATCAGGGCGCCGCCTGGAGCGCGCCATGGCAGGAGGTGACCCGCGCGGTGGGGCGGGCACTGGGACTTGCCGAGGAGGCCGAGACGCTGGTGGCCGAAACCGAGCAGTTCGTGGCCGGTACCGTCGCGCAGCATGACGGGCTGGAAGGCACGACATTTATCGGGCTCAACGATTACGACGGTTCGCTGGCGATTTATGCGGGGCTCGACTCGCGCGTGAAGTTCCTGACCGATCTTGGGCTGGTCTATGCGCCGAGCCTGGACGCGTTGGGCGGGGACGACGAGAATTTCTATTTCTCGGTCAGCTATGAAAATGCCGACCAACTGGTCTCCGATATCCTGGTTTCCTATTACGAGAACCAGGCGGATTCCGATGCGTTCTTCTCCGAGCCGTATATCGCGCGCCTGCCCCAGACACAGGCGGGTGCCTATGCGTCCATCGTGGGGATCGAACAGGTGGCCGCTGTCTCACCACCTTCGGCGCTTTCCCTGCGCTGGGGACTTGAGGACTATGTGGCACAGCTGGCCGCAGCGGCTGAAAAGGCCGAGTAA
- a CDS encoding acyl-CoA thioesterase — MTMQEDTPQPRGAMTIRTMPMPADTNGAGDIFGGWVMSQMDIAGAICAVENVGGRVATVAVEAMSFIAPVRVGDVFCVYAWIDRIGTTSIKVGMEAWTKSRDLPLRTKVTEGHFIYVALTDDGQKRVIDKTAIA; from the coding sequence ATGACCATGCAAGAAGATACACCCCAACCTCGCGGTGCCATGACCATCCGCACCATGCCCATGCCCGCCGATACCAACGGTGCCGGCGACATTTTCGGCGGCTGGGTGATGAGCCAGATGGATATCGCCGGGGCGATCTGCGCCGTCGAAAACGTAGGCGGACGGGTCGCCACTGTTGCCGTCGAAGCCATGAGCTTTATCGCCCCGGTCAGGGTCGGCGACGTGTTCTGCGTCTATGCCTGGATCGACAGGATCGGGACGACCTCGATCAAGGTCGGAATGGAAGCCTGGACCAAATCCCGCGACTTGCCCTTGCGCACCAAGGTAACAGAGGGCCATTTCATCTACGTCGCGCTCACCGACGATGGCCAGAAGCGTGTGATCGACAAAACCGCAATCGCCTGA
- a CDS encoding methyl-accepting chemotaxis protein → MFSKLSVKFRVYGAFGVLMVCLLLVGLAGQFGVQAMNGLLDGYQKSAAKTQEINDYVRDLEAARRLNYEFRLNPSEETAEALVLMIEDVATNDADGLAHFASDPEALATIGEVEVLAQQYLTAAKEMIAGQQAMNVTAQVAASRTLDELGPQMQSLYDDLSDQITDQQNALGARIDGEQNYYMTILIAEIVAALLIGAVCAFAMGRWLSGAISGMTTMMRRLADGDFNTDISGSEREHELGQMAKALQVFRSNGQAMEAAEAERLLNAKTAAERAEMMDRFQTAFDAVIEACVAGNFTTRITETFGDEDIDRVAANFNSMLDTVNAGLGEAGHVLSALARTDLTQRMEGQYQGAFAALRDDTNSVAEKLTEIVAQLKTTSRGLKTATGEILAGANDLSERTTRQAAAIEETSAAIEQMTSTVKGNADKAEIAYGKSQAAAELANAGGEVMVKATTAMERITTSSGKISNIIGMIDDIAFQTNLLALNASVEAARAGDAGKGFAVVAVEVRRLAQSAASASSEVKALIEQSSNEVDGGSKLVAEAASKLSDILAAVRENSELMQGISEANREQTTAIGEVRTAVQQMDEMTQHNAALVEETNAAIEQTEAQASELDRVVAIFTIDKNTAIAGEPAAPQTRKPEVAKAARSYLTQGNAALKDDWSEF, encoded by the coding sequence ATGTTTTCGAAACTCAGTGTTAAATTCAGGGTTTATGGCGCCTTTGGCGTTCTCATGGTGTGTCTGCTTCTTGTCGGTCTGGCCGGCCAGTTCGGCGTGCAGGCGATGAATGGCCTCCTCGACGGATACCAAAAGAGTGCCGCCAAGACCCAGGAAATCAACGATTACGTCCGCGACCTCGAAGCAGCGCGGCGGCTCAATTACGAATTCCGGCTCAACCCGTCCGAAGAAACTGCCGAAGCACTGGTGCTCATGATCGAGGACGTCGCAACCAACGACGCCGATGGTCTTGCCCACTTTGCCAGCGATCCTGAGGCCCTGGCCACGATTGGCGAAGTTGAAGTGCTTGCCCAGCAATATCTGACCGCTGCCAAGGAGATGATTGCCGGGCAGCAGGCGATGAATGTCACGGCACAGGTGGCCGCATCACGTACGCTTGATGAACTGGGTCCGCAGATGCAGTCGCTGTACGACGATCTGTCCGATCAGATCACCGATCAGCAGAATGCGCTGGGCGCCCGGATCGACGGTGAGCAAAACTATTACATGACGATCCTGATCGCCGAGATCGTTGCGGCGCTGCTGATCGGAGCGGTTTGCGCGTTTGCGATGGGCCGCTGGCTGTCGGGCGCGATTTCGGGCATGACGACAATGATGCGGCGGCTGGCCGATGGCGACTTCAACACCGATATCTCGGGAAGCGAGCGCGAGCACGAATTGGGCCAGATGGCCAAGGCGCTGCAGGTGTTCCGCTCCAACGGGCAGGCCATGGAAGCGGCCGAGGCCGAGCGGTTGCTCAACGCCAAGACCGCTGCGGAGCGGGCCGAAATGATGGACCGGTTCCAGACAGCGTTCGACGCGGTGATCGAGGCCTGTGTTGCGGGCAATTTCACAACGCGGATCACCGAAACCTTCGGCGATGAGGACATCGACCGGGTGGCGGCGAATTTCAACTCCATGCTCGATACGGTCAATGCCGGACTGGGCGAAGCCGGGCATGTGCTCTCGGCTCTGGCACGCACCGATCTGACCCAGCGCATGGAGGGCCAGTACCAGGGCGCCTTTGCGGCATTGCGTGATGATACCAATTCGGTGGCGGAAAAGCTGACCGAGATCGTTGCACAGCTCAAGACCACCTCGCGCGGCCTCAAGACGGCCACCGGCGAAATTCTGGCCGGGGCCAACGATCTGTCGGAACGCACGACGCGTCAGGCCGCGGCGATCGAGGAAACCTCGGCGGCCATCGAGCAAATGACCTCCACGGTCAAGGGCAATGCCGACAAGGCCGAGATCGCCTATGGCAAGAGCCAGGCCGCAGCCGAACTGGCCAATGCCGGCGGGGAGGTGATGGTCAAGGCAACGACCGCGATGGAACGCATCACGACGTCTTCAGGCAAGATTTCCAACATCATCGGCATGATCGACGATATCGCTTTCCAAACCAACCTTTTGGCGCTGAACGCTTCGGTGGAAGCGGCACGGGCCGGGGATGCGGGTAAGGGCTTTGCCGTGGTGGCTGTGGAAGTGCGGCGCCTGGCGCAGTCCGCGGCTTCGGCCTCGTCCGAGGTCAAGGCGCTGATCGAGCAGTCGTCCAATGAGGTCGACGGCGGGTCGAAACTGGTGGCAGAGGCTGCCTCCAAGCTGAGCGATATCCTGGCCGCGGTTCGGGAAAATTCCGAACTGATGCAGGGGATTTCCGAGGCCAATCGCGAGCAGACCACGGCGATTGGCGAAGTGCGCACCGCCGTGCAGCAGATGGACGAGATGACCCAGCACAACGCCGCGCTGGTCGAGGAAACCAACGCCGCGATCGAGCAGACCGAGGCGCAGGCTTCCGAGCTCGACCGGGTGGTGGCGATCTTTACCATCGACAAGAACACGGCCATTGCCGGCGAACCGGCCGCGCCCCAAACGCGCAAGCCGGAAGTGGCCAAGGCGGCGCGCTCATATCTGACACAGGGCAATGCCGCGCTGAAGGATGACTGGTCGGAGTTCTAA